The Spirochaetales bacterium region GATCTCATAAAGCTCTCCACTATCAATAGTAATACGTCCACTGCAAAAATACAAGAAATACTTGCTTATTGTTATGATATGTATCTTGTCATTGTATGCGTTGCCGAATATGAGGGGAATGGGCGGACGGAAACGTCAGGATGGGAGTCTTTTTTTATTTTCAATAGTACCGGCAAGACCGATGTAATATTCATATTCATCGTGTTTCCCCCTTTTTCGACACCCCCGGGCATAAATCCTGCATTTTCTTGAGAGTTCTTTTTCCGCGAGGCGGCGTTGTTCGTCCGAAATCCGCGCTGTATCCAGGAAAATCCGGAGAGCGCGGATCCTGAAATATTCAATGTGACCGTATTTTTCCGAAAGCTGATCCGGATGTCCTCCCCGTTTGATCACAAGCGGTTCGTCGATATATCCGACTTCATGATGAGTGGTTATTCTCAACCAGAGTTCGTAATCCTCTGCGATTTCGATATCCTCATGAAACATCCCCTCACGGATAAGGGCCTCGCGGTTTATCATCACCGTCGAAGGCCCGATAATACATTTTTTCAGCGCGTCTCCGAAAATGCGGCCGCTCCGTTTGTGTGTCTGGCCTTTCTGGGAAATGATGTTCCCGTTTCTGAGCCAGATTTCACGGGTATGACAGATCACGCTGTGGGGGTGTGATGAAAAAAATGAAAGCTGTTTTCCGCATTTTTCCGGTTTCCACAGATCATCCGAGTCGAGAAACGCGACATAGGCGCCCTTTGCAGCGCGAATCCCGATGTTCCTGAGAAGACCGGGCCGCCCCGAATGGCGCCGGGAAATCAATGTATGACCGGTTGCCCTCGCGTATTCGATTGTTCCGTCATTGGAGCCGTCGTCGACAATGATAAGTTCCCAGTCACGCGAGGTCTGGTTCTCGACGGATTTTACGGCTTCCTCGAGAAAAGCGAGGCGGTTGAACGTCGGGATTATGACGGAAACAAGGGGCGATGTTTTACGCTCAGCCGCCATGGCAAAATTTTTTCATGATGCCAAGAAGGGGTTCGTTCTTCCGGCAGGATTCGATATCGAATGATGAAAGCACCCGGTCGATTTCCGTTTCGGAGAGGTTTTTGAACATCCCGGCGTAAACAAACTGCATACGCCCGCTCATGTACCCTGAAAGCGCCGCCTGTGCCAGAAATCCCCTGAACTCCCGGCGTTGTGTTTCCGGAATATCGAGCACATCCGCCCCGATATCCGCGACTTCATCGAGTGCCCTGCGCGCTTTTCCCGGCGGAATCCAGCGCATCCAGAAATCCGTTGTCAGTTCACGTTTAGCCCGCAGGATGCTTTCGATCCTCCTCATATATGAGGATTCCGGGTCGAGGGTTAAAAGGCCCATGGTTCCCACGTCCTTGTATGTCCATGCGGTCCAGTGAGCGCCGTATTCTTCGAATACGCCGATCTGATCCTCCATCGCGCGAAGCCGGTCGGGGATTTCTTCCTCCTTCCCATTGTACACGGAACCGAACTCTCCGACCCAGAGGGGGACGTTGTGCTGCATGCAGAATTGTGTTCCCTCTTCCTTGTGAAACATTTCCACCTCTTTTTCCCTGTCCCATTTTTTCCCGCAGATTTCGCCCGGATACGGCCCCGGCCCGAAACCGGCGTCATTGTAATTGTGACTCGAATAAACGAGGTTTTCGGCAAAAGGAGGATCGAAACCCTTGAAAAGCCGTGAAAAGCGGTCGCCTTCCAAAAAAATGATATGGTGCGGATCGATCCGCCGTATCGCGGTCACGGCTTTTTTGTAAAGGCCGTTGATGAGGGGAAAATCGGATGTGTAGGGAATCCCGAACCGCCCTCCGGGCGCGCCCGTCTGGGGTTCGTTCATGATATTATAGCCCGCGACGACTCCTTTGCCTTTGTACCGCCGCGCGAATTCCTCCCACAGCGCGGCGAACCGGTCCTGAAAGTGCGCGTGCGTCCAGAAAAAGGAATGGCGGCTTGAATTGTCGCAGTGCCAGTCGGAGTTTTGCCACCCCTGGACCGCGTGAAGATCGATGATCGCATATACCCCGTGTTTTTCGCACCATCCGAGTGCGGTATCGAGAAGGCCGAATCCGGCGTCGTTATAAACAAAAGGCTCGATGTCCGTTTCAAAATGACGGTAATTGACGGGAAGCCGGACCGTATTGAAGCCGCATTCCTTGATGAACATGATATCCTCTTCCCTGAAAAAGTGATGGAGAAGGCGTTCAAAAAAGAAAGCCGCTTTCGAGGGCCCGATGATGTCCCCCATTATCCTGCGCAGGTCGCACTCGGCGCCCGGATACCCGTTGATGAAGTTTTCCATATTCATCCACCCGCCGATACAATAACCGCGAAGCCGTACCTCTTTTCCCCTGTTATCGACAATCACGTCTTTATTGACCGATAGTATATCCATATTCGAAATCTCCCGTGTCTATGCTTGATAACGCTAATATAGTGAAAATCGGACAAAAAAAAAAGCAAAACAAAAAAAAAGTGGCGATAAAAAAAGGCCGCCCGGATAGCTTCAGGAGCGGCCCGTATGGTAATCGCTATTGATATCCCTTAAAACTCTTCGAAATCGGTATCGAGTGAGTCCTTTTTTCCCTTTTGTTTGAGATCGATATTCACCCCCTCGTCTTTTTCCCTGTCAATGACGGTGATGCCCGTCTCTTCCTTGCCGCCCGTCTTCGTTTTCTGTTTGCCTTTTCCCAGATGGGCGATATGAATATGGGCGTCTTTTTGCTTGATTCCGGTGCCCTGCTTCACGCTTTTCGTGATCAACCGGCTGCCGCCGTTTCCGTTTCCGTCCACCTTGAAAAACTCGACCGTCGCCTGAAGCTGTTCCGCCTGACTCGCGAGTTCTTCCGACGTCGAGGCCATTTCTTCGGACGCGGATGCGTTCTGCTGGATGACCGAATCAAGCTGCATGATCGCCTTGTTGATCTGTTCCGTCCCCGAGTTCTGTTCTTTCGACGACGCGCTGATTTCCTGAACGAGTTCCGCCGTTTTCTGTATATCGGGAACGATCCGTTTCAGCATTTCACCGGCTTTTTCGGCGACCGCGACGCTGGTACTCGAAAGTTCCGAGATCTCTCCCGCCGCGACCTGGCTTCGTTCGGCGAGTTTCCTCACTTCCGCCGCCACGACCGCGAATCCCTTGCCGTGCTCGCCCGCCCGTGCCGCCTCTATCGCAGCATTGAGGGCGAGCATATTGGTCGAGCGTGCGATCTCCTCGATGATCCTGATCTTTTCCGCGATCTCTTTCATGGCGAGTACCGTATCGTCGACAGCCTTGCCGCCTTCCTGCGCGTCCTGCGCCGCCTTGAGGCTGATTTTTTCCGTCTGGATAGCGTTGTCCGCGTTCTGCCTGATATTGGCGCCCATCTGTTCCATGGAAGAAGATACCTCTTCAGCCGCGGCGGCCTGTTCGCTCGCGCCCTGGCTGATTTCTTCAGTGCTCGACGACAGTTCCTGGCTTCCCGATGCCACATTGTCGGCCGCACCCTTTATCGTCGCGACCACGTTCCTGAGATTGTCGGCCATGTTCTTCATGGCCGCGTATACGCTTCCGACATCGACTTTCTTTTCCTCGAGGTGCATGGTGAGATCCCCGCCTGCGATCGTGGCCGCGATTGTCGCGACTTCGCCGGGCTCGGCGCCGAGGGGTTTCGTGATGGTATTGGTGATGATGACGCCCAGAATGATTGCGAGGACGAAACTGATTATGGAAAGCACGATAATGAGGACATTCGATGTGGTCTGAGCGTTGTCCGCCTGCCCCATGGCGGCATTCATGTGTTTGTCCGCTTCGACTTCGACCTTGTCCATGGTGAGGTCGCCTTTTTCACCGTATTCGTCGATCACCTTTATGTGCGTCTGTGTTTCGAGAATATCCCCGATCGCGCCGTCGCGTTCGTCGAACATTTTTAAAGCGTAAGCGCTGAAATCGTTATGTTCCCTTACGATATCGTCGGGAAGCCCGGAAGCGATCGACCTGAACTCTCCATCGAGTGTCCTAAAACTGTTATTCAGGGTTGCCGCGTAAGAGCGATCGAGAATTCCCGCGTATTCTTCGGCGATGGCCTTCTGTTCGAACATGATCGCCTTGCCTTCCATCGACGCGTCGACCCGCGCGTCGATTTTTATGTTGAGCCGCCGTTCGTAATCTTCGAAGCCCGTGCGGAGACTCTCCGAGTGTTCGTCGAAATCCTTCATGATCGCATTCAGGCTTGCCATACGCGCGAGCACCTCTTTTCGATGTCCGATCAATTCAAGGGCATTGTCGGCAAAGGTGGCGTGGTAGGAGTCCGCTTCGTCTGCGAGATCCACGATCGCCCCCTCTCCGTTCTCTTTGATATAGGTCACATAGTTGTCGAAGTCATCGACCGTCTGTTTGAACTCCCCTTCAATTTTTTTCACCTCGTCGAGCGAGTCGGAGAGCATGACTTCGCCCATCAGGTCCCTTCCGCTGATGAGGGCGATCATCGCTTCCATGGCATTGTCGGCGAGGGGGACTTCTTTGTCCTTGATGGTATCGGTCGCGTCCCCGATATTCGAGATACTGATGAAACAGATGACGCCGAGGGTCGCGACCAGAAGGGCGACGACAAAAAACCCGGTCAGGAGTTTCGTCCTCACCTTCATCTCACGTTTTTGATTCATTTGAGACCTCCTTCAATCAAAAATGACGATTTCCATAAAAATGCCGCCCGCTTTTCAGGTGGTATTTTTACTCCCGCGCGCGAGCGCGGGACATCCCGATACGTTCACTTTATCTACTTTAAAGAATTTTAAAAAACGGGAAAAATATTTCCATAAGGGGAAGCCTGTTTTTATTGTCGAAATCCCTTAGACGCGTTTCGCAAAACCTGAGAAAGCGGTAAAAATGTACCTGTCGATGCCGGGCACCGGTCCGCGCGGTTCAGGGACGCGATCGTTCAGGCATATTCGTTCGAGCGGTCTTTGAAAAAAGGAGGAAAGTGAGGAAACATCGTCCCGCCGCATGAAACTTGTTCGAGGGAAAAAAATAACATCAGGGAAAAGACCGGTTATTCTGAGATCGAGGTGAATCCTTCCTTGATCGCGTATTTGACGAGATCCGCGACCGTTTCGATTTCCAGTTTTTGCATGAGTTGCCTCCGGTAGGTTTCGACTGTTTTTACGCTGATATCCATTTCATCCGCGATCGCTTTGGTCTTTTTCCCGTCCGCGATCAGCTTCAGGACCGCGCATTCCTTTTCGGTAAGCAGTTCACCGATGGTCTTTTGGTGCGACATGGTGTTCACATAGCCTTTGATTACGGTTTTCGCGATTTCGTCGCTCAAATAGGTGCCGCCTGAATGCACGGAGGTAATCGCCGAGACGAGTTCATCGAAAGAACAGCCCTTCACCACATAACCCGCCACCCCCGCCTCGAGCATGGCGGTGAGGTAGTGTTTGTGGGAATACATCGAAAGCGCGATTATTTTCGTTTCGGGCGATTTTTCGAGAATTTTTTTGCTCGCCTCGATGCCGTCGAATTCCGGAATGAGGACATCCATGATGACGATATCCGGTTTCAGTTCGAGGGTGAGGGAAACCGCATCCCGTCCGTTCGTCGTCGTCCCGATCACTTCCATTCCGTCGTGCCTGTCGATGAGTGATTTGAGTCCGTCGCACATGATTTTATGATCGTCGACGATCAGGATTCTTATGGCCATACAATCACTCCTTGTCCTCGCCGCCGTTATCCTTCGTGACGCACGGCAGCGTGAGGGTGACCTCCGTTCCTTTACCCGGTTCGGATCGAACGGTCATTTCACCGCCGATATATGAAACCCGTTCGCTGATGCTGAACAGCCCGAATCCGTGTGTGTGTGAGAGCCGTTCGTTGACTTTTGATGAATCGAATCCTTTTCCCCGGTCGCTTACCGTTATCGTGAGGGTATTATCGACGCATTCAAGGGTAAGCCGGGCGGTATCGGTTGCAGCGTGCTTGACGATATTGGTCAAAAGTTCATTGACGATCTTGAACACCATGATGGTGACGATATCCTCGCACACGCGTTCCGGAGAA contains the following coding sequences:
- a CDS encoding glycosyltransferase, with the protein product MAAERKTSPLVSVIIPTFNRLAFLEEAVKSVENQTSRDWELIIVDDGSNDGTIEYARATGHTLISRRHSGRPGLLRNIGIRAAKGAYVAFLDSDDLWKPEKCGKQLSFFSSHPHSVICHTREIWLRNGNIISQKGQTHKRSGRIFGDALKKCIIGPSTVMINREALIREGMFHEDIEIAEDYELWLRITTHHEVGYIDEPLVIKRGGHPDQLSEKYGHIEYFRIRALRIFLDTARISDEQRRLAEKELSRKCRIYARGCRKRGKHDEYEYYIGLAGTIENKKRLPS
- a CDS encoding response regulator transcription factor, which translates into the protein MAIRILIVDDHKIMCDGLKSLIDRHDGMEVIGTTTNGRDAVSLTLELKPDIVIMDVLIPEFDGIEASKKILEKSPETKIIALSMYSHKHYLTAMLEAGVAGYVVKGCSFDELVSAITSVHSGGTYLSDEIAKTVIKGYVNTMSHQKTIGELLTEKECAVLKLIADGKKTKAIADEMDISVKTVETYRRQLMQKLEIETVADLVKYAIKEGFTSISE
- a CDS encoding glycoside hydrolase family 5 protein, yielding MDILSVNKDVIVDNRGKEVRLRGYCIGGWMNMENFINGYPGAECDLRRIMGDIIGPSKAAFFFERLLHHFFREEDIMFIKECGFNTVRLPVNYRHFETDIEPFVYNDAGFGLLDTALGWCEKHGVYAIIDLHAVQGWQNSDWHCDNSSRHSFFWTHAHFQDRFAALWEEFARRYKGKGVVAGYNIMNEPQTGAPGGRFGIPYTSDFPLINGLYKKAVTAIRRIDPHHIIFLEGDRFSRLFKGFDPPFAENLVYSSHNYNDAGFGPGPYPGEICGKKWDREKEVEMFHKEEGTQFCMQHNVPLWVGEFGSVYNGKEEEIPDRLRAMEDQIGVFEEYGAHWTAWTYKDVGTMGLLTLDPESSYMRRIESILRAKRELTTDFWMRWIPPGKARRALDEVADIGADVLDIPETQRREFRGFLAQAALSGYMSGRMQFVYAGMFKNLSETEIDRVLSSFDIESCRKNEPLLGIMKKFCHGG